The following proteins are encoded in a genomic region of Melopsittacus undulatus isolate bMelUnd1 chromosome 8, bMelUnd1.mat.Z, whole genome shotgun sequence:
- the COX19 gene encoding cytochrome c oxidase assembly protein COX19, whose amino-acid sequence MSSALWRRSVFGCPRWRASDGRDEVPAPFPFTGDMSTAMNFSSKSFKPRPPDKGAFPLDHFGECSAFKERFMECLRNSGYESGACRQRAMAYLECRMDRQLMANEPLEKLGFKDLIDEKSEEKHEKF is encoded by the exons ATGAGCTCGGCGCTCTGGCGCCGCTCGGTGTTCGGTTGTCCCCGGTGGCGAGCGAGTGACGGGAGGGACGAGGTGCCGGCCCCGTTCCCCTTCACCGGCGACATGTCCACCGCTATGAACTTCAGCAGCAAGAGCTTCAAGCCGCGGCCGCCGGACAAGGGCGCCTTCCCCTTGGATCATTTCG GGGAGTGCAGCGCCTTCAAGGAGCGGTTCATGGAGTGCCTCCGCAACAGCGGCTACGAGAGCGGTGCCTGCCGACAGCGCGCCATGGCCTACCTGGAGTGCCGGATGGACAG GCAACTTATGGCTAATGAACCACTGGAAAAACTGGGATTTAAAGACCTGATTGATgagaaatcagaagaaaaacatgaaaagttCTGA